TCGAGGATGAAGGGGCGGTGGAGCAGGCCCGCCAGGCGTGGCAGGCCATGCGGGCCAGCCTGGAGTCGGACGCGGCCGGGACCTGACGGGACGAACCGGCCCCTCCGGCCGTGGCACGGGGGGCGGTATCCGTGGCGCAGGGCCCGGGGAAGGTCCAAAGCCCCCCGGGCCCGGGGACGGCCCAATGCCCCTTGGGGCGTCACTTCCGGGGTGGCCCGAACAGGGCTTAGCGGGCTTGCGGGCCCGCGCCGGGCGCTTCACCGGGCGGCGGGGGCTCCGGCTCCGCCCGCCGCCCGGCCTGCCGGCGCCGGGCCGCAGGTGATCCGGGGACGCCGGGCGCCGCCTCCCGCACCCAGGGCCCCAAGGCCAAACACCGCCGCCGCCAGCACGCCCAGGGCGGCCATGGCCGACCAGAGGAGCTCCGGCCCCCCCTTGCCCAGCAGCGCCCCGCCGATGGCCGGCCCCAGGGTCCAGCCCATCCCGAAGAGCAGGCTGGCCGCCGCCTGATAGCGGCCGCCCTGGCCGGGCGGGGCCATGGCGGCGACCCCGGCCTGCAGCAGCGGGGTGAACATGATCTCGCCCACCGTCAGCACCGCGAAAGCCACCAGGAACAGGGCGACGGGCTCGGCCACCAGGATCAGCAGTGCCGCCACCGCATAGAGCAGCGCCGCCAGCACCCGGCGCGGCCGCGGGCTGTATCGCTGCAACCACCGGGTGGCGGGGTACTGCAGCAGGGCGATCATCGCGCCGTTCAGCGTCCACAGCCAACCATACCAGGAGACTTCGCCGAACCGCTGGTTCAGGTCCAGGGGCAGGTTCGACCCCATCTGGCTGTAGATCAGGTTCATCACCAGGGCACCGGCGGCCAGCTGCCAGAAGGCCGTGTGGGAAAGGGGCGGGAAGAACGCCAGGAACCCGCGTAGGACCCGGCGGCTCAGCCCGGTGCCGCCGTCGGTCCGGCCGGAGGAGCGGGATGCGGAAGGCGGTTCGACCGCCTCGGGGCGACCCGGCCCCGTTAGCCCCATTTGGGTCCTCGTTGCGACCGCCCGTTCGGATGCCGCTCCGACCGCCCCGCGAGGGTCGCCCCGCGCCGGCGCCGGTTCGGCCTCCCCGAGGCGATCCGGCCGCGCAGGCGCCGGCGCCGGTTCGGCCGGGGCCGCGTTCGTCCCCGGCGGCTCGGTGGCCGGAACCGGCCGGGTCCCGGTCCCGGCAGCAGCCTCCCGCAACGCCGGCACCCACCGGGCCACGATGGCGGAAAACGCCAGGAAGGACAGGCCGTCCAGCAGGAAGATCAGCCGGATGTCCCGCTGCACCACGTAGGTGCCCAGCACCGGCCCGATGGCGATGCCGGCGTTGGACAGCAGGTTCATGATGCTGTAGGCCTCTTCCCGCCGGCGCGGCGGCACCATAAGCCCCGCACCGTGCAGCAGGGCGGGGAACGATCCCCAGACCATGGCGCTCATCAGGGCGTAGCAGAAGGCGAAGGTCCACGGTCCCGGCGCCCAGCCTGCCAGCGTCACCGCCACCCCGGCGCCCGCCAGGCCTGCCACCACCACGGGCTTGAAACCCAACCGGTCCGCCAGCCAGCCCGCCGGCATCCGGGCCACCAGGGAGAACAGCCCGGCCGTGCTCATGATCAGGCCTACCTGCTCCGGGGGAAGGCCGTGGACCCGCTGGAGGAACACGGCGATGAAGGGGAAGAAGAAGCCGTCGCCCAGGGCGCTGATGAACCGCCCCGCGGCCAGGGCCCAGAAGGCCGGGGTCATCCTTCGCTCCGTCTCCTCTCCGCCGGCCGGCGGTGGCCGCGCCGGCAGTCTACGACTGATGGTAGCCCAGCCGCCCCACCGGACCAATGGGAAGGCCCATCCAGGCAGGAAGGCCCATCCAGCCGGCCGGCGCCCCGTTCCGGCGCCCCGTTCCCCCACCCCGCAACGGCAGCCCCGCGCGCCCGGCCGCCGCCCGCAGGCGGGTATAATCGTCCCCCGTTTCGGCATCCTGACCAGTGCCAGCGCATTGGGGAGGGTTGCCCATGTCCGCCGATCACGGCCGGACCCAGCGTCACGGATCCACGCCCCGCCTTGCGGCCGGCGGGTCCCTGGCACCAGAGCCCGGACCCCGCGGAGCCGGCGCGGCCCCGGCCGTGGCGCCCGGGGCGCGCCGGGCCGGCACCCCGGGGGCCGGCACCCTGGACCTGAGCATCACCATCGGCGGCGATGCCGGCCAGGGCGTGGAGTCCAGCGGCGCCGGCTTCACCAAGGCCCTGGCCCGCAGCGGCCTGCACGTCTTCAGCGTCACGGACTACCGCTCACGGATCCGCGGCGGCCACAACTTCTACCAGGTCCGGGTGGCGGACCGGCCGCTGTACTCCCACGCGGACCCGGTTCACGTGCTCATCGGCCTGACCGAGGAGACCATCAAGATCCACCTGGACAACCTGGCGCCCCGCGCCGCCGTGATCTACGACGAGGAATTCCGCCACGTGGATGCCGATGCGCTGCGGCGGCACCACGTCCAGCCCGTGCCCCTGCCCCTGAGCGAGGTGGCCAAAAAGCACGGCAGCAAGGTGATGATGAACACCGCCGCCCTGGGCGCCGCCGCAGGGCTGATGAACTACAACATCGAGTACCTGGAGTCGGTCATCAAGGAGAACTTCGCCAGCAAGGGCGACCGGGTGGTCGAGGCCAACCTCAAGGTGGTGCGGGAAGGCTGGAAGCTGGCCCGGGACGCGGCGGGCGACTTCCCCTATACCCTGCCCGACCCGGGAGGCCGGACGCGCCGCATGGTCCTGCACGGCAACCACGCCTTCGCCCTGGGCGCCGTGGCGGCCGGCTGCCGGTTCGTCGCCGCCTATCCCATGACCCCCGGGACCAGCCTGTTCGAGTGGATGGTCGCCCACGCGGACGAGCTCGGCATCGTCACCAAGCACGCCGAGGATGAGATCGCCGCCATCTGCATGGCCATCGGCGCCGGCCACGCGGGCGCCCGCAGCATGATCACCACCTCGGGCGGCGGCTTCTCCCTGATGGTCGAGGCCCTGGGCATGGCCGGGATGGTCGAGGTCCCCGTGGTGCTGGTCGTCTCCCAGCGCGGCGGCCCCTCCACGGGCCTGCCCACCCGGACGGAGCAGGGCGACCTGCTCTTCGCGATCCACGCCTCCCAGGGCGAGTTCCCCCGCATCGTCCTGGCCCCGGGCACGGTGGACCAGTGCTTCGAGGCGGCGGTGCGGGCCTTCAACTTCGCCGAGCACTACCAGACGCCCGTCATCGTCCTGCTGGACCAGTTCCTGTCGAACCACCTGCGCTCGGTGGACCCGGACACCTTCCGCTGGGAGGACGTCCGCCACGACCGGGCCACCACCCTGACCCACGAACAGCTGGACCGGCTGGACGGGCCCTACCTGCGCTACAAGGACACCGATGACGGCATCTCGCCCCGGGCCATCCCCGGTCACCCCCGGGCGGTCTACGCCATCACCACCGACGAGCACGACGAGGAAGGCCACATCAGCGAGGAAATCCGCAACCGCCGGCAGCAGATGGAAAAGCGCATGCGCAAACTGGACACGGCCCAGGCGGAGATGCGCGGGCCCACCTGGTACGGGCCGGAAGACGCGGACCTGACCTTGATCTGCTGGGGTTCCACCTACGGGCCCTGCCGGGAGGCGGTCGACCTGTTCAACCGCGACAAGGGCGAGGGGGCCCGCCTGAACCTCTTGCACTTCACCGACATCTGGCCCTTCCCGGTGGAGCAGACCCTGGCCGAGCTGCCCAAGATCCGCCGGGCCGTGGCCGTCGAGCAGAACTACACCAGCCAGTTCGCCCGGCTGCTGCGGATGATGACGGGCTTTGAGGTCCACGCCACGGTGAACAAGTTCGACGGGCGGCCCATCGCACCCCAGGAGATCCTGACCCAGATCGAAGGGGAGGTGCCGGTCCATGCCTGAAGACCAGGAACGCGGTACGGGCGGCGGGAGGGCCCGCAGCGTGCCCCCGGCCGGCCCGGCCGGAGAGGGGGGCCAGCCCTCGCGCGCCCGCCCCGCCGCCAGCGACTTCCACGGGGCGGTGAAGCGGCCGGCCTCGCCCCACGGCGCCGGCTGGGGCAAGACCCAGCGGGTCGACCCCGACCTGGGCGGCGGCCGGGGCGGCGACGGAGCGTCGCTGGGTGCCCGTGGCGCCGGCGCGGGCGGGCCGGACGCGGCCCGCAGGGAGGTGCCCGGCGCCCCCCCAGCCGGCGGGGCGGGCGGAGCCGCCGCGGGGGTCGAGGGCGGGTATGTCCCGGCGGGGGAGGTTCCACCCAGCGCCTTCCGCGGGGGTGAAGCCGGCGGCACGGGGGCCGGCCTGGGCGGCGCCCGGCCCGCGGCCGGCGGCAGCCGCACCCCCTCCCGGGTGGCCGTGGCCGACCGGGCCGAAAGGCTGACGGTCAAGGCTTACGCCAGCGACCACCGGCCCACCTGGTGCCCCGGCTGCGGAGACTTCGGCATCCTCACCGCCCTGAAGAAGGCCCTGGTGGATCTGGAGATCTGGCCCCACGAGGTGATGATCGTCTCCGGGATCGGCTGCGGCAGCAAGCTGCCCGACTACATCAACGCCAACGGCTTTATGACCATCCACGGCCGGCCCCTGGCGGTGGCCACGGGCATCAAGCTGGCCAACCCCAGGCTGCACGTGATCGTGGTCCACGGCGACGGTGACGGCTACGGCATCGGAGGCAACCACTGGCTGCACACCATGCGCCGCAACGTCGATCTGGTGGACATCGTGGAGAACAACCAGATCT
This is a stretch of genomic DNA from Thermaerobacter sp. PB12/4term. It encodes these proteins:
- a CDS encoding MFS transporter, with the protein product MTPAFWALAAGRFISALGDGFFFPFIAVFLQRVHGLPPEQVGLIMSTAGLFSLVARMPAGWLADRLGFKPVVVAGLAGAGVAVTLAGWAPGPWTFAFCYALMSAMVWGSFPALLHGAGLMVPPRRREEAYSIMNLLSNAGIAIGPVLGTYVVQRDIRLIFLLDGLSFLAFSAIVARWVPALREAAAGTGTRPVPATEPPGTNAAPAEPAPAPARPDRLGEAEPAPARGDPRGAVGAASERAVATRTQMGLTGPGRPEAVEPPSASRSSGRTDGGTGLSRRVLRGFLAFFPPLSHTAFWQLAAGALVMNLIYSQMGSNLPLDLNQRFGEVSWYGWLWTLNGAMIALLQYPATRWLQRYSPRPRRVLAALLYAVAALLILVAEPVALFLVAFAVLTVGEIMFTPLLQAGVAAMAPPGQGGRYQAAASLLFGMGWTLGPAIGGALLGKGGPELLWSAMAALGVLAAAVFGLGALGAGGGARRPRITCGPAPAGRAAGGAGAPAAR
- a CDS encoding 2-oxoacid:acceptor oxidoreductase subunit alpha, encoding MSADHGRTQRHGSTPRLAAGGSLAPEPGPRGAGAAPAVAPGARRAGTPGAGTLDLSITIGGDAGQGVESSGAGFTKALARSGLHVFSVTDYRSRIRGGHNFYQVRVADRPLYSHADPVHVLIGLTEETIKIHLDNLAPRAAVIYDEEFRHVDADALRRHHVQPVPLPLSEVAKKHGSKVMMNTAALGAAAGLMNYNIEYLESVIKENFASKGDRVVEANLKVVREGWKLARDAAGDFPYTLPDPGGRTRRMVLHGNHAFALGAVAAGCRFVAAYPMTPGTSLFEWMVAHADELGIVTKHAEDEIAAICMAIGAGHAGARSMITTSGGGFSLMVEALGMAGMVEVPVVLVVSQRGGPSTGLPTRTEQGDLLFAIHASQGEFPRIVLAPGTVDQCFEAAVRAFNFAEHYQTPVIVLLDQFLSNHLRSVDPDTFRWEDVRHDRATTLTHEQLDRLDGPYLRYKDTDDGISPRAIPGHPRAVYAITTDEHDEEGHISEEIRNRRQQMEKRMRKLDTAQAEMRGPTWYGPEDADLTLICWGSTYGPCREAVDLFNRDKGEGARLNLLHFTDIWPFPVEQTLAELPKIRRAVAVEQNYTSQFARLLRMMTGFEVHATVNKFDGRPIAPQEILTQIEGEVPVHA
- a CDS encoding 2-oxoacid:ferredoxin oxidoreductase subunit beta, whose translation is MPEDQERGTGGGRARSVPPAGPAGEGGQPSRARPAASDFHGAVKRPASPHGAGWGKTQRVDPDLGGGRGGDGASLGARGAGAGGPDAARREVPGAPPAGGAGGAAAGVEGGYVPAGEVPPSAFRGGEAGGTGAGLGGARPAAGGSRTPSRVAVADRAERLTVKAYASDHRPTWCPGCGDFGILTALKKALVDLEIWPHEVMIVSGIGCGSKLPDYINANGFMTIHGRPLAVATGIKLANPRLHVIVVHGDGDGYGIGGNHWLHTMRRNVDLVDIVENNQIYALTKGQYSPTSERGFKTTTSPTGAPEDPILPTRVAFAAGASFIARGFAGQPNQLADIIAAAIRHRGYALIDVLQPCVTFNKLNTYDWYAERAYSVEEEGHDPTDPEAAWAKCNEWGDRIPIGILWRNDQAVPYEERVPGLAGRQPIVERPLDDLGAEGLERLKQAFL